One segment of Candidatus Methylomirabilota bacterium DNA contains the following:
- a CDS encoding enoyl-CoA hydratase — translation MGYQALLMDRADGIATITMNRPEARNALDLTMREEMLGALDEIERDPAVRVVLLTGAGGHFSAGGDVKSMQKKHTAAEGRARVEMLNRFVLRLFNFPKPTIAMVDGFAVGAGCNIALGCDLIVASDRAKFGEVFLKIGLVPDGGGTWLLQRLVGLAKAKELVLTAEIIDAAEALRIGLVNRVVPAGELENATRALAAKIAAGPPLAATLAKSLLNRAATGDLAAALEGEAFGQSNAITSEDHAEGVRAFLEKRAPKFQGR, via the coding sequence ATGGGCTACCAGGCGCTGCTCATGGACCGCGCGGACGGCATCGCGACGATCACGATGAACCGGCCCGAGGCGCGGAATGCGCTGGACCTCACGATGCGGGAGGAGATGCTGGGGGCGCTGGACGAGATCGAGCGCGACCCCGCCGTGCGCGTGGTGCTCCTGACGGGGGCGGGCGGCCACTTCTCGGCCGGCGGTGACGTTAAGAGCATGCAGAAGAAGCACACGGCGGCCGAGGGCAGGGCGCGCGTGGAGATGCTCAACCGCTTCGTGCTGCGCTTGTTCAACTTCCCCAAGCCGACGATCGCCATGGTGGACGGCTTCGCGGTCGGCGCCGGGTGCAACATCGCGCTCGGCTGCGACCTGATCGTCGCCTCCGATCGCGCGAAGTTCGGCGAGGTCTTTCTCAAGATCGGGCTGGTTCCGGACGGCGGCGGGACCTGGCTCCTCCAGCGCCTGGTCGGCTTGGCCAAGGCCAAGGAGCTGGTGCTGACGGCCGAGATCATCGACGCCGCCGAGGCGCTCAGGATCGGACTCGTCAACCGCGTCGTACCCGCGGGGGAGCTTGAGAACGCCACGCGTGCGCTGGCAGCGAAGATCGCGGCGGGTCCGCCGCTGGCCGCGACCCTCGCCAAGTCGCTCCTCAATCGAGCGGCGACGGGGGACCTGGCCGCCGCCCTCGAGGGCGAAGCCTTCGGGCAGTCCAACGCCATCACCTCGGAAGACCACGCCGAGGGCGTCCGCGCGTTCCTCGAAAAGCGCGCGCCCAAGTTCCAGGGCCGCTGA
- a CDS encoding MFS transporter, whose product MAHHEGAAPSRVFYGWWVAAAFSLIIFLSTGARFAVGPFLKPVVSDLGLDRGSFSLVISLSLFLFGAFMPLVGPLVDRWGSRIVCSFGAVVMAGSLVLTGTMTSLWQFTLYYGVFAALGLAATGHVVASATLTRWFVKRRGTAVSVLSVASMSGIALLVPIVMWCILRFGWRATYMILGVASLVITLPLALFVLRDSPEDIGLHPDGRTPAPAAPGSAPVIERTATGDAFRTPSFWLMGGGLFSCGFSMSLLSAHGVPMLTDHGFHEMTASSAIGFLGMTSIGGGMLLGILSDRYGRKPVLAAGYLIRVVAFSLLFLAREPAALVVVAAIGGFGMAGSLAMTSALSADIFGRFSVGSIFGLMFLMHQMGAALGAWLAGFLFDLSGGYGLAFGMSCALLLVGAGLSLTINVADRPRVRSLLQPVAGGR is encoded by the coding sequence ATGGCGCACCACGAAGGAGCAGCGCCGTCGCGGGTGTTCTACGGCTGGTGGGTCGCGGCGGCGTTCTCGCTGATCATCTTCCTCTCCACGGGCGCCCGCTTCGCCGTCGGCCCCTTCCTGAAGCCGGTCGTGAGCGACCTCGGCCTCGATCGCGGAAGCTTCTCGCTGGTCATCTCGCTCTCGCTCTTCCTCTTCGGCGCCTTCATGCCCCTCGTCGGCCCGCTGGTGGACCGCTGGGGCTCGCGCATCGTGTGCTCGTTCGGCGCGGTCGTCATGGCGGGCTCGCTCGTGCTGACGGGCACCATGACGTCCCTCTGGCAGTTCACGCTCTACTATGGCGTGTTCGCGGCCCTGGGTCTCGCGGCGACGGGCCACGTCGTCGCGTCGGCCACCCTGACGCGGTGGTTCGTGAAGCGTCGGGGCACGGCGGTGAGCGTGCTCTCGGTCGCCTCGATGTCGGGGATCGCCCTCCTCGTGCCCATCGTGATGTGGTGCATCCTGCGCTTCGGCTGGCGGGCGACCTACATGATCCTCGGGGTGGCGTCGCTCGTCATCACGCTGCCGCTGGCGCTCTTCGTGCTGCGGGACTCGCCCGAGGACATCGGGCTTCATCCCGACGGCAGGACGCCCGCGCCGGCCGCGCCGGGATCGGCGCCGGTCATCGAGCGCACCGCCACGGGCGACGCGTTCCGGACGCCGTCCTTCTGGCTGATGGGCGGCGGCCTCTTCTCCTGCGGTTTCTCGATGAGCCTGCTCTCGGCCCATGGCGTCCCCATGCTGACGGACCACGGCTTCCACGAGATGACGGCCTCCTCGGCCATCGGGTTTCTGGGCATGACGAGCATCGGCGGCGGCATGCTGCTCGGCATCCTCTCCGACCGCTATGGCCGCAAACCCGTGCTCGCCGCCGGCTATCTCATTCGCGTGGTTGCCTTCAGCCTGCTTTTCCTCGCCCGTGAGCCGGCGGCGCTCGTCGTGGTAGCCGCGATCGGCGGGTTCGGCATGGCGGGCAGCCTCGCGATGACCTCGGCGCTCTCCGCCGACATCTTCGGCCGGTTCTCGGTGGGATCGATCTTCGGGCTCATGTTCCTGATGCACCAGATGGGCGCGGCGCTCGGCGCCTGGCTCGCCGGCTTCCTCTTCGACCTCTCCGGCGGCTACGGACTGGCCTTCGGGATGTCGTGCGCGCTCCTCCTCGTGGGGGCGGGGCTGTCCTTGACGATCAACGTGGCGGATCGGCCCCGGGTGCGTAGCCTGCTCCAGCCCGTGGCGGGTGGGAGGTAG
- a CDS encoding patatin-like phospholipase family protein — MSSLLRRLPWLRGPAKRALVLAGGGVIGGMYEVGVLAALDDALPGFRANQFDLYVGSSSGSVVSSLMANGIRPRDLYEILDEERDDPLNFQRGSVYHKGAFSNAARNLAQFVWAVGKKAVTGFRLEWPDLLARSGADMPAGFFSVAPLERFMRAAFARKGLPNSFRECHRPLLIPAMELDRAERAVFGAEPLMDVPISEAIAASSAIPGFFEPFRIGGRDYVDGDVGYTGHADLAVEKGATCVVVLNPQVPIRVGSPEEPDVRSRGLYAIMEQAGHITSVNILDLGLRELRLRRPDVELHLVQPESKVSPLVGPSMGFEASRAALRYGHASVSEWLAGDGAAFAARFR; from the coding sequence TTGAGCTCGCTGCTCCGGCGGCTGCCGTGGCTGCGCGGCCCCGCGAAGCGCGCCCTGGTGCTGGCTGGGGGCGGGGTGATCGGCGGCATGTACGAGGTGGGCGTGCTCGCCGCGCTCGACGACGCCCTCCCGGGCTTCCGCGCCAACCAGTTCGACCTCTACGTCGGCTCCAGCTCAGGCTCCGTCGTGAGCTCGCTCATGGCCAACGGCATCCGGCCGCGTGACCTGTACGAGATTCTCGACGAGGAGCGCGACGATCCGCTCAACTTCCAGCGGGGCTCGGTCTACCACAAGGGCGCCTTCTCCAACGCGGCCCGGAACCTCGCGCAATTCGTCTGGGCCGTCGGCAAGAAGGCCGTAACGGGCTTCCGGCTCGAGTGGCCCGACCTGCTTGCGCGAAGCGGCGCCGACATGCCTGCCGGCTTCTTCTCGGTCGCCCCGCTCGAGCGGTTCATGCGCGCGGCCTTCGCCCGCAAGGGGCTGCCCAACAGCTTCCGCGAGTGCCACCGTCCGCTGCTGATCCCGGCCATGGAGCTCGACCGCGCCGAGCGGGCGGTCTTCGGCGCGGAGCCCTTGATGGACGTGCCGATCTCGGAGGCCATCGCGGCGTCGTCCGCCATCCCGGGCTTCTTCGAGCCTTTCAGGATCGGCGGGCGTGACTACGTGGACGGCGACGTCGGCTACACGGGCCACGCCGACCTGGCCGTCGAGAAGGGCGCGACCTGCGTGGTGGTCCTCAACCCGCAGGTGCCGATCCGCGTCGGTAGTCCCGAGGAGCCCGACGTGCGCTCGCGCGGCCTCTACGCCATCATGGAGCAGGCGGGACACATCACAAGCGTGAACATCCTCGACCTCGGGCTGCGCGAGCTCCGACTGCGGCGGCCGGACGTCGAGCTCCACCTGGTCCAGCCCGAGTCCAAGGTCTCGCCGCTCGTCGGGCCCTCCATGGGCTTCGAGGCGAGCCGCGCCGCGCTCCGCTACGGCCACGCCTCGGTGTCGGAGTGGCTCGCGGGCGACGGCGCGGCCTTCGCAGCCAGGTTCAGATAA
- a CDS encoding beta-ketoacyl-ACP synthase III has translation MPIRSRITGTGMAVPDCIVDNHLLSRCMSTSDEWIVQRTGISERRVSPDTYRMLLRLAEAPDKAAYMRDVKDRGLDGNIDSSLTVSDLAVEASRMALKHAGLTAEDLDCIVESSTLPDFAYPATGCVTQGKLGLTSTPVFNLAQGCAGFVYGLSLADQFIRGGMYEKVLVIGAELLSSAFDYTDAGRDMAVLFADGGGAAVLEAHEEGTPPRGLISHHLHSDGSAIDALTGEIWGSSTFPPVSKKKIDDGRTRPRMNGRAVFVHAVRRVREVVQECLGANGLLADDIDLFIFHQANLRIVESMAESFKIPESRMLNNIQRYGNTAAASVPICLHEAVMGGRMKEGDLVMLVAFGTGFSWGATLIRW, from the coding sequence ATGCCCATACGCTCGCGGATCACGGGCACGGGCATGGCCGTGCCGGACTGTATCGTCGACAATCACTTGCTCTCGCGCTGCATGAGCACGAGCGACGAGTGGATCGTCCAGCGCACCGGTATCAGCGAGCGACGCGTCTCCCCCGACACCTACCGGATGCTCCTCCGTCTCGCCGAGGCGCCCGACAAGGCCGCCTATATGCGCGACGTCAAGGACCGCGGGCTCGACGGCAACATCGACTCTTCGCTGACGGTCTCGGACCTCGCGGTCGAGGCCTCGCGCATGGCGCTCAAGCACGCCGGGCTCACCGCGGAGGACCTCGACTGCATCGTCGAGTCCTCCACGCTGCCAGACTTCGCCTATCCCGCGACCGGCTGCGTCACCCAGGGCAAGCTCGGCCTGACGTCGACGCCCGTGTTCAACCTGGCCCAGGGCTGCGCGGGATTCGTCTACGGGTTGTCGCTGGCGGACCAGTTCATCCGGGGCGGGATGTACGAGAAGGTCCTGGTAATCGGCGCCGAGCTGCTGTCCTCGGCCTTCGACTACACGGACGCGGGACGGGACATGGCCGTGCTCTTCGCCGACGGCGGCGGCGCCGCGGTGCTCGAGGCCCACGAGGAGGGAACGCCGCCGCGCGGGCTGATCTCGCACCACCTCCACTCCGACGGCAGCGCCATCGACGCGCTGACGGGGGAGATCTGGGGGTCGTCCACCTTCCCGCCGGTGTCGAAGAAGAAGATCGACGACGGCCGGACGCGGCCGCGGATGAACGGCCGCGCGGTGTTCGTGCATGCAGTCAGGCGCGTGCGCGAGGTGGTGCAGGAATGCCTCGGCGCCAACGGCCTCTTGGCCGACGACATCGACCTCTTCATCTTCCACCAGGCCAACCTGCGCATCGTCGAGTCCATGGCCGAGTCGTTCAAGATTCCCGAGTCGCGGATGCTCAACAACATCCAGCGCTACGGCAACACGGCCGCCGCCTCGGTGCCCATCTGCCTGCACGAGGCCGTCATGGGCGGGCGCATGAAGGAGGGCGACCTCGTCATGCTGGTCGCCTTCGGCACGGGCTTCTCTTGGGGGGCGACGCTGATCAGGTGGTGA
- a CDS encoding IS110 family transposase — protein sequence MDQSSKTLYVGLDVHKESIAVAYAPEDRGGEVVSLGPIGTRQCDIDKLLRQLQSKAARLVLVYEAGPCGYWLYRYLTRKGVSCHVVAPSLIPRKPGDRVKTDRRDAVMLARLLRSGDLTPIYVPQVQDEAIRDLSRAREDAMQDLTAAKHRLKAFLLRQDIRYEGRASWTAAHLRWLSEVVCPTPVQQIVFQEYLRSVTEEHERCGRLEHELHEAVKGWRLYPVVEAIQALRGVDITGAIIVIAELGDLTRFDTPRQLMSYLGLTPSEYSSGARRRQGGITKAGNTHARRALVEGAWTYRHPAKISRHLQLRLEALPAEAQAIGWKAQVRLCKRYRQLIARGKHANQVAVAIAREMAAFAWAIARTVPLAP from the coding sequence ATGGACCAGTCTAGCAAAACTCTCTACGTTGGTCTCGACGTCCACAAGGAGTCCATCGCCGTCGCCTACGCGCCCGAGGACCGCGGTGGCGAGGTCGTGTCCCTGGGCCCGATCGGCACCCGACAGTGCGACATCGACAAGCTCCTCCGGCAGCTCCAGAGCAAGGCCGCGCGGCTCGTGCTCGTCTACGAGGCCGGCCCGTGCGGGTACTGGCTGTATCGGTACCTCACCCGAAAGGGCGTGAGCTGCCACGTCGTGGCGCCGTCGCTGATCCCGAGGAAGCCGGGGGACCGGGTGAAGACGGATCGGCGCGATGCGGTCATGCTGGCCCGGCTCCTGCGCAGCGGCGATCTCACCCCCATCTATGTGCCCCAGGTGCAGGACGAGGCCATCCGCGACCTGAGCCGGGCGCGCGAAGACGCGATGCAGGATCTCACGGCGGCCAAGCATCGGCTGAAGGCGTTCTTGCTGCGGCAGGACATCCGCTACGAAGGCCGGGCGAGCTGGACCGCCGCTCATCTGCGCTGGCTCTCCGAGGTCGTCTGTCCGACCCCTGTGCAGCAGATCGTCTTCCAGGAGTACCTCCGCTCCGTGACCGAGGAACACGAACGGTGCGGGCGCCTGGAGCACGAGCTGCACGAGGCGGTGAAGGGCTGGCGCCTGTACCCGGTGGTCGAGGCGATCCAGGCGCTGCGGGGCGTGGACATCACGGGTGCCATCATCGTGATCGCCGAGCTGGGGGACCTCACGCGGTTCGACACGCCGCGCCAGCTGATGAGCTACCTCGGCCTCACGCCCTCGGAGTACTCGTCGGGGGCGCGGCGGCGGCAAGGGGGCATCACCAAGGCCGGCAACACCCACGCCCGGCGCGCGCTGGTCGAAGGCGCGTGGACCTATCGGCATCCGGCGAAGATCAGCCGGCATCTCCAGCTCCGGCTGGAGGCGCTGCCGGCCGAGGCCCAGGCCATCGGTTGGAAGGCGCAGGTGCGCCTGTGCAAACGGTATCGCCAGTTGATCGCCCGGGGCAAGCACGCCAACCAGGTCGCGGTGGCCATTGCCCGGGAGATGGCGGCCTTTGCCTGGGCGATCGCCCGCACCGTCCCACTGGCCCCCTGA
- a CDS encoding glycoside hydrolase family 3 N-terminal domain-containing protein has translation MRLRLGALLLVLVVEGCAATATSDGAARRPPLPLGELLLVGFGGTQVEGNEEVRALVCDVKVGGLILFERDARTGEARNITGAEQVRRLTADLQALARECAGRPLLIAADNEGGLVMRLSTRVGYLPTPPPQELGDAGDLAATELESRRMGATLREAGINWNLAPVVDVAVNPLNPAVVTLGRTFSSDPQQVIAQARAFIQGMHEAGVLTSLKHFPGHGSSRTDSHHGFVDVTETADLKVELEPYRVLIKEGLADSVMTAHVFNRGIDFFNPATLSRYAIGRYLRGKLGYKGLVVSDDLLMGAIRQRYGVEEASVLALQATVDMLLISQNQGKVERGAAERVVAGIRQALAAGRLSPKNLATSIERIRALRSRIAQ, from the coding sequence GTGAGACTGCGGCTCGGCGCCCTGCTCCTCGTCCTTGTCGTCGAGGGGTGCGCGGCCACCGCCACCAGCGACGGCGCCGCGCGCAGGCCGCCCCTGCCGCTGGGCGAGCTCTTGTTGGTCGGCTTCGGGGGCACGCAGGTCGAGGGCAACGAGGAGGTCCGCGCGCTCGTCTGCGACGTCAAGGTGGGCGGCCTCATCCTCTTCGAGCGCGACGCGCGCACGGGCGAGGCGCGCAACATCACGGGCGCCGAGCAGGTGCGCCGGCTCACCGCGGACCTCCAGGCCCTGGCGCGGGAGTGCGCAGGCCGCCCGCTGCTCATCGCCGCCGACAACGAGGGCGGCCTCGTCATGAGGCTCTCTACCCGAGTGGGCTATCTCCCGACGCCGCCGCCGCAGGAGCTGGGCGACGCCGGTGATCTCGCCGCCACCGAGCTCGAGTCTCGGCGCATGGGCGCCACGCTCCGCGAGGCCGGCATCAACTGGAACCTCGCCCCCGTCGTGGACGTGGCGGTCAACCCGCTCAACCCGGCGGTGGTCACGCTCGGCCGCACCTTCTCCTCCGATCCCCAGCAGGTCATCGCCCAGGCCCGCGCGTTCATCCAGGGCATGCACGAGGCCGGCGTCCTGACTTCCCTCAAGCACTTCCCGGGACACGGCTCGAGCCGGACGGACTCTCACCACGGCTTCGTGGACGTGACGGAGACGGCCGATCTCAAGGTCGAGCTCGAGCCCTACCGCGTCCTTATTAAGGAAGGGCTGGCCGACAGCGTCATGACTGCCCACGTCTTCAACCGCGGCATCGACTTCTTCAACCCCGCGACGCTGTCGCGTTACGCCATCGGGCGCTATCTCCGCGGCAAGCTCGGCTACAAGGGGCTGGTGGTCTCGGACGATCTCCTGATGGGCGCGATCCGCCAACGCTACGGCGTCGAGGAGGCCTCGGTCCTGGCGCTCCAGGCCACGGTGGACATGCTGCTGATCTCGCAGAACCAGGGCAAGGTCGAGCGCGGCGCGGCCGAGCGGGTCGTCGCGGGGATCCGTCAGGCACTGGCCGCCGGTCGCCTCTCCCCGAAAAACCTGGCCACATCGATCGAGCGCATCCGAGCCCTGCGCAGCCGGATCGCGCAGTAG
- a CDS encoding acetyl-CoA hydrolase/transferase C-terminal domain-containing protein gives GIGGQFDFVLGARQAAGGRSFIALPSTGRQGKVSRIVARLPAGARVTTPRFIADYVVTEWGTASLRGKSDAGRARELRRVAHPAFRESLEREAATS, from the coding sequence GGGCATCGGCGGGCAGTTCGATTTTGTCCTGGGGGCGCGCCAGGCGGCGGGCGGTCGGTCGTTCATCGCGCTGCCGTCCACGGGCCGACAGGGCAAGGTCTCGCGGATCGTGGCGCGCCTGCCGGCGGGGGCGCGGGTGACCACGCCGCGCTTCATCGCGGACTACGTGGTGACCGAGTGGGGGACGGCTTCGCTCCGCGGAAAAAGCGACGCCGGGAGGGCGCGGGAGCTGCGCCGCGTCGCCCACCCGGCGTTCAGGGAATCGCTGGAGCGCGAGGCCGCTACGTCTTGA
- the rbsK gene encoding ribokinase has protein sequence MDYTVALPRLPSPGETVSGGTLLVNLGGKGANQAVAARQLGGEVRMIGCVGDDADGRRIRESLAAAGIGVDGLLTSSEAATGTALIMVDAQGRNQIAVAPGANHRLTVEMVAPYAESIAWADVVACQLETPLPVVRWALEEARRHDVTTILNPAPVQPLDPEILALVDFLTPNEHEAASLTGLTVDSLDSARAAAGRLLASGAGAVLVTLGEQGVLVCGGDGAAHFPAFPVEAVDTTAAGDAFNGALAVGLAAGGTLEQAIPLANAAAALACTKRGAQDSLPGRAEVEAFLRSLDGSR, from the coding sequence GTGGATTACACCGTAGCGCTGCCGCGCCTTCCGTCACCCGGCGAGACGGTCTCAGGCGGCACGCTGCTCGTCAACCTGGGCGGCAAGGGCGCCAACCAGGCCGTGGCGGCGCGGCAACTGGGCGGCGAGGTGAGGATGATCGGCTGTGTAGGAGACGACGCGGACGGCAGGCGCATCAGGGAGAGCTTGGCGGCTGCCGGCATCGGCGTTGACGGCCTTTTGACGTCGAGTGAGGCCGCCACCGGCACCGCGCTCATCATGGTCGACGCGCAGGGGCGCAACCAGATCGCGGTCGCGCCCGGCGCCAACCACCGCCTCACCGTGGAGATGGTCGCGCCCTACGCCGAGAGCATCGCATGGGCGGACGTCGTCGCGTGCCAGCTCGAGACGCCGCTGCCGGTGGTCCGCTGGGCTCTCGAGGAGGCGCGGCGGCACGACGTCACGACCATCCTCAATCCCGCTCCGGTCCAGCCGCTCGATCCCGAGATCCTCGCACTCGTGGACTTTCTCACCCCCAACGAGCACGAGGCGGCGAGCCTCACCGGCCTCACCGTGGATTCGCTCGACTCGGCGCGCGCGGCCGCGGGCCGGCTGCTCGCCTCGGGCGCGGGCGCGGTCCTCGTCACGTTGGGCGAGCAGGGTGTCCTCGTGTGCGGGGGCGACGGCGCCGCGCACTTTCCCGCCTTCCCCGTGGAGGCGGTGGACACGACGGCGGCCGGGGATGCCTTCAACGGGGCGCTGGCCGTTGGGCTCGCGGCGGGCGGCACCCTCGAGCAGGCGATTCCGCTCGCGAACGCGGCCGCCGCGCTCGCGTGCACAAAGCGCGGCGCGCAGGACTCGCTGCCCGGCCGCGCGGAGGTCGAAGCTTTCCTCCGCTCGCTCGACGGGTCTCGCTAG
- a CDS encoding threonine ammonia-lyase — translation MIQAVTLDDVRAAEARLKGLIAPTPCPYSETLSVLTGSRVFVKLENLQMTGSFKERGAANVLLALLDDERRRGVVAASAGNHGLAVAFHAARLGVRSVIVMPEWAPLTKVTAARRHGAEVVLHGDHYDASYERAREIETERGLVFIHPFDDPRVIAGQGTIALEIVEQVPDLDAVVVPVGGGGLIGGVAVALKALKPAARVIGVQSEEMPGMRAALQAGERVTVPAAATIADGIAVRRVGLHTLALAQRFVDEIVTVSEEEIANAILLLLEIEKTVVEGAGAVALAALVNKRVRLEGKTTVLLLGGGNIDVNLIARIIERGLVKDGRIVRLTVLLRDRPGSLARLTALVAEARANVLHIGHDRAFSRARLGETEVELTLETSGRNHIDAVKRHLHEAGYTVEEVLHR, via the coding sequence TTGATCCAGGCCGTCACCCTGGACGACGTCCGCGCGGCCGAGGCGCGGCTCAAGGGCCTGATCGCGCCTACCCCCTGCCCCTACTCAGAGACGCTCTCCGTCCTCACGGGCTCGCGCGTCTTCGTCAAGCTCGAGAACCTCCAGATGACCGGCTCCTTCAAGGAGCGCGGCGCCGCCAATGTCCTCCTCGCCCTCCTTGACGACGAGCGACGGCGTGGCGTGGTCGCCGCCAGTGCCGGCAACCATGGGCTGGCGGTGGCCTTCCACGCCGCGCGTCTCGGCGTCAGGTCCGTCATCGTCATGCCCGAGTGGGCGCCGCTCACGAAGGTGACGGCGGCGCGCCGCCATGGCGCGGAGGTCGTCCTCCACGGGGACCACTACGACGCGTCCTACGAGCGAGCGCGGGAGATCGAGACCGAGCGCGGTCTCGTCTTCATCCACCCTTTCGACGACCCGCGCGTCATCGCGGGGCAAGGCACCATCGCCCTGGAGATCGTCGAGCAGGTGCCCGATCTCGACGCCGTCGTCGTCCCGGTGGGAGGCGGCGGGCTCATCGGCGGCGTGGCGGTCGCGCTCAAGGCGCTCAAGCCCGCGGCGCGGGTCATCGGCGTGCAGAGCGAGGAGATGCCGGGGATGCGGGCGGCCCTCCAGGCGGGAGAGCGCGTGACGGTGCCCGCGGCGGCGACCATCGCCGACGGCATCGCCGTGCGCCGGGTCGGCCTACACACGCTGGCGCTGGCGCAGCGCTTCGTGGATGAGATCGTGACCGTGAGCGAGGAGGAGATCGCGAACGCCATCCTCCTCCTCCTCGAGATCGAAAAGACCGTGGTCGAGGGCGCGGGCGCCGTCGCCCTGGCGGCCCTCGTCAATAAGCGCGTCAGGCTTGAAGGCAAGACAACCGTCCTGCTGCTCGGCGGGGGCAACATCGACGTCAACCTCATCGCCCGCATCATCGAGCGCGGCCTCGTCAAGGACGGCCGCATCGTGAGGCTGACCGTGCTCTTGCGCGACCGGCCGGGCTCGCTGGCCCGGCTGACGGCGCTCGTGGCGGAAGCCCGCGCCAACGTGCTCCACATCGGCCACGACCGTGCCTTCTCCCGCGCCCGCCTCGGCGAGACCGAGGTCGAGCTGACCCTCGAGACCTCTGGGCGCAATCACATCGACGCCGTCAAGCGGCACCTGCACGAGGCCGGGTACACGGTGGAAGAGGTCCTCCACCGCTAG
- a CDS encoding nucleoside hydrolase gives MTAPILIDTDPGIDDALAILLALASPEVSVEAITTVAGNVEVDLATANVFRILDVARPWDIVRPVRRPPVARGAAAPLAGPLLTAAHVHGEDGLGNLGGLREPDGRPRYPEPSHALQMLDGADLILETADRFAGRLVIVALGPLTNVALALRRDRGRLARVARIVVMGGAVAVPGNVTAAAEFNMHVDPEAAAEVFASGLPIELVPLDVTRRVVLTRADLSKALGRHGGRTARFIEDFTAHGFDFETQRGDGGMALHDPLAVGVAVDASLVTLEPLHVAVECEGRLTRGMTVADRRPQRDRPAPTCRAALDVDAPRFLRLFLERVCRASA, from the coding sequence TTGACTGCTCCCATCCTCATCGACACCGATCCGGGCATCGACGACGCGCTCGCCATCCTGCTGGCTCTCGCCTCGCCCGAGGTTTCCGTGGAGGCGATCACCACGGTGGCGGGCAATGTCGAGGTCGATCTCGCCACGGCCAATGTCTTCCGCATCCTTGATGTGGCACGCCCTTGGGACATCGTGCGCCCTGTGCGCCGCCCGCCCGTGGCGCGGGGCGCCGCCGCCCCGCTCGCCGGCCCGCTCCTGACAGCGGCCCATGTCCACGGTGAGGACGGCCTCGGCAACCTCGGCGGCTTGCGGGAGCCCGACGGACGACCGCGGTACCCTGAGCCGTCCCATGCCCTTCAGATGCTCGACGGGGCGGATTTGATTCTCGAGACAGCGGATCGGTTCGCCGGGCGCCTTGTGATCGTCGCCCTGGGGCCGCTGACCAATGTCGCCCTGGCGCTCCGGCGCGACCGCGGGCGCCTGGCCCGGGTTGCCCGGATCGTCGTGATGGGAGGGGCCGTGGCGGTGCCGGGGAATGTCACGGCGGCCGCCGAGTTCAACATGCACGTGGACCCCGAGGCCGCGGCGGAGGTCTTCGCCTCCGGGCTGCCCATCGAGCTCGTGCCCCTCGACGTTACGCGCCGGGTGGTGCTGACCCGGGCCGACCTGAGCAAAGCGCTTGGGCGCCACGGCGGCAGGACGGCGCGCTTCATCGAGGACTTCACCGCCCACGGCTTCGACTTCGAGACGCAGCGCGGGGATGGGGGCATGGCGCTCCACGACCCGCTCGCTGTCGGCGTCGCAGTGGACGCGAGCCTAGTCACCCTCGAGCCCCTCCACGTCGCCGTCGAGTGCGAAGGGCGCCTGACGCGGGGCATGACCGTGGCGGACAGGCGACCGCAGCGCGACAGGCCCGCGCCCACGTGCCGCGCCGCCTTGGACGTGGACGCCCCGCGCTTCCTGCGGCTCTTCCTGGAGCGGGTGTGCCGCGCGTCTGCGTGA
- a CDS encoding CHRD domain-containing protein, protein MSSPAPSGSNVILNGNQEVPPVSTAATGSGTIRVLMDRSVSGSVMTSGVAGTAAHIHLGVPGENGPVIIPLNRTADNTWSVPASIRLNDTQYEAFRLGNLYVNVHSAANPGGEIRGQLTP, encoded by the coding sequence ATGTCCAGCCCCGCGCCGAGCGGCTCAAACGTGATCCTCAACGGCAACCAGGAAGTGCCTCCCGTGAGCACCGCCGCGACGGGCAGCGGCACCATCAGGGTCCTGATGGACAGGTCGGTCAGCGGCAGCGTGATGACCTCCGGCGTCGCCGGCACCGCGGCCCATATCCATCTGGGTGTGCCGGGTGAGAACGGGCCGGTGATCATTCCCCTGAACAGAACGGCCGACAACACGTGGTCCGTTCCGGCGAGCATCAGACTCAACGACACCCAGTACGAGGCTTTCAGGTTGGGGAACCTCTACGTCAACGTGCACAGCGCCGCCAATCCGGGCGGAGAGATCCGCGGTCAGCTGACGCCGTAA